The Deinococcus sonorensis KR-87 genome includes a window with the following:
- a CDS encoding alginate O-acetyltransferase AlgX-related protein, whose amino-acid sequence MQALTLASPLSFRRAALIPVLRAALLALLAGAGGAAARSDDPALCDAVRNPKGSTYITRVGDTYLVKPEFDMYRQLNDTDRQNLQEFGRMLRREGVTLIVNPVPFKASLLYDAQHPPENKYNPVQARQQYQAEVAAMREAGIVVQDLDALARSMPAGQTFFARRDHHWTSAALELTAQKTAEAVIGLGRGYPKQATVDLQRETRNYGGSIADELQKHCQYSFPSSEQRVFYKAVTSGSGDLLGDEPIDIYAIGDSFSIDYFGFPQVVSALLKAPIQNMSINGGGCCSAFPALYASLGPQDHKPSILIWTSLNVLMGSNETREYKPTFYSAYHTSSPLATATVDTPNAQPTTMNVPLDKTARYYLRVTFTGKKTQNYSLTLHYSGAEEKVAVWRKDEAVKDRYTTSFYYELKPEQSTLESVRVTSDSGDGYQVSVFRYDRLP is encoded by the coding sequence ATGCAAGCGCTGACCCTGGCTTCTCCATTGTCTTTCCGGCGGGCCGCGCTGATTCCTGTGCTGCGAGCAGCGCTGCTGGCGCTGCTGGCCGGTGCCGGTGGCGCTGCCGCCCGTTCGGACGATCCGGCGCTGTGCGACGCCGTCCGGAATCCCAAAGGTTCCACCTACATCACCCGCGTGGGCGACACCTATCTGGTCAAACCGGAATTTGACATGTATCGCCAGCTCAACGACACCGACCGGCAGAACCTGCAGGAGTTCGGACGGATGCTCCGACGCGAGGGCGTGACGCTGATCGTGAACCCGGTGCCGTTCAAGGCCTCCCTGCTGTACGACGCGCAGCATCCGCCGGAGAACAAATACAACCCGGTCCAGGCCCGGCAACAGTATCAGGCAGAGGTTGCGGCCATGCGCGAGGCCGGCATAGTGGTGCAGGACCTGGACGCCCTGGCCCGCAGCATGCCGGCCGGGCAGACCTTCTTTGCGCGCCGCGACCATCACTGGACCAGCGCCGCCCTGGAACTGACCGCCCAGAAGACGGCGGAGGCGGTCATCGGTCTGGGGCGCGGCTACCCCAAGCAGGCCACGGTGGATCTGCAACGCGAAACCCGAAACTACGGCGGCTCCATTGCCGACGAACTGCAGAAGCACTGTCAGTACAGCTTTCCGTCCAGCGAACAGCGCGTGTTCTATAAGGCCGTGACCAGCGGCTCCGGCGATCTGCTGGGCGACGAGCCGATTGACATCTACGCCATCGGTGACAGCTTCAGCATCGATTACTTCGGCTTTCCGCAGGTGGTGAGTGCGCTGCTCAAGGCCCCGATCCAGAACATGAGCATCAACGGCGGCGGCTGCTGTTCGGCGTTTCCCGCGCTGTACGCCAGCCTGGGGCCCCAGGACCACAAGCCCTCCATCCTGATCTGGACGTCACTGAACGTGCTGATGGGGTCCAACGAGACGCGCGAGTACAAGCCGACCTTCTACAGCGCCTATCACACCTCCAGCCCGCTGGCCACCGCCACGGTCGACACGCCGAATGCCCAGCCGACCACCATGAACGTGCCGCTCGACAAGACGGCGCGCTATTACCTGCGCGTGACCTTCACCGGCAAAAAGACCCAGAACTACAGCCTGACGCTCCACTACAGCGGCGCCGAGGAGAAGGTGGCGGTCTGGAGAAAAGACGAAGCGGTCAAGGACCGCTACACCACCAGCTTCTACTACGAGCTCAAGCCGGAGCAGAGCACCCTGGAGTCGGTGCGCGTGACCTCTGACAGCGGCGACGGCTACCAGGTGTCGGTGTTCCGGTACGACCGCCTACCCTGA
- a CDS encoding AAA family ATPase, with translation MLTVHLLGHAHVTQNGQPVPLSAKAVALIAYLATEKLPQHRERLADLLWNTSEARTNLRVELARIRSAGLNVFPSSRQLLYLESVGTDIDHWRAQADTEMNQTQLSSWLATLRGLPLCGLEDLGSTAFQVWVEQQRWMLCEQVEQSLARVYWRYAQAGQDWATRLISARAEAVGFADPAELDAPEVEASELAVSAASAEQRAAPAPSAPARISLPEPAPAPRAAEALPAARVRQPEPSGAPRPVVFERPHEEALLTSMLERAQKQPQLVLLHGPPGMGKSHLVRRVAAQHPQWQELRLGGGKSGRLVLAALAQALIRCSDAEGAEILQRVLLSPGTLEEDAVKLAVAYARCAQPLLLVCEEVQNAPQELADLLLFMIQMPSEGPRAFLLLCREQPDRLPLTRGLWQRLPAEQRSVIELPMLTRASIQRALEQRFPQEPARRLQASASRLLQRSGGNPLHLVTLLDGVTELERIGGTTLPQAVRESYGSEADSWRAGLQGAMGRLSVINGSFDRVVAQRVLNELTPAQVDALLCEALDRQLLCEVEPGTALRVPDLTVQRAGAEGEPQYMFRNEGLRITLAGQLPQLIRQDVRRQLMDTFAESAPGLASYYAERAGLTERARELLQVHQSALGAAHPLVQPGRTPVAPVAYAAPIEPPRNVQQVRPPVSHLGYSVLMDGGWLTVVSDGRFGPPQTLDLLFELPEGLGTTDVSLVWRMDTYGSGEEVRPSLVPFPLRLQVAGSRTAHVFSPQLQTGFEAEGLSHVAHPRVGVASWMEHHFQLDVAGARQLICSVRAIDLSMSLGRLVVGGRELLPVGTAVHHPAEGYAAGAAALL, from the coding sequence GTGCTCACTGTTCACCTGCTCGGCCACGCCCACGTGACCCAGAATGGCCAGCCTGTTCCCCTGTCGGCCAAAGCGGTGGCCCTGATCGCCTATCTGGCCACCGAAAAGCTGCCCCAGCACCGCGAGCGTCTCGCGGATCTGCTCTGGAACACCTCCGAGGCGCGCACCAACCTGCGGGTTGAGCTGGCGCGCATCCGTTCGGCCGGGCTGAACGTCTTTCCATCCAGCCGGCAGCTGCTGTATCTGGAGAGCGTCGGCACCGACATCGACCACTGGCGCGCCCAGGCCGACACCGAGATGAACCAGACGCAGCTCTCGTCGTGGCTGGCCACCCTGCGTGGCCTGCCGCTGTGTGGTCTGGAGGATCTGGGCAGCACCGCGTTTCAGGTGTGGGTGGAACAGCAGCGCTGGATGCTGTGCGAGCAGGTGGAGCAGAGCCTCGCGCGCGTGTACTGGCGCTACGCCCAGGCCGGACAGGACTGGGCCACCCGCCTGATCTCGGCGCGGGCCGAGGCGGTGGGCTTCGCCGATCCGGCCGAGCTGGATGCCCCTGAGGTCGAAGCCTCAGAGCTGGCCGTCTCGGCGGCCTCGGCGGAGCAGCGTGCTGCGCCGGCCCCCTCGGCTCCGGCCCGCATCAGCCTGCCGGAGCCGGCCCCGGCGCCGCGTGCCGCAGAAGCGCTTCCAGCTGCGCGTGTCCGGCAGCCGGAGCCCAGTGGCGCGCCGCGCCCGGTGGTGTTCGAGCGGCCCCACGAGGAAGCCCTGCTGACGTCGATGCTGGAGCGGGCCCAGAAGCAGCCTCAGCTGGTGCTGCTGCATGGCCCCCCCGGCATGGGGAAGAGCCATCTGGTGCGGCGGGTGGCGGCCCAGCATCCGCAGTGGCAGGAACTTCGGCTGGGCGGTGGCAAGTCCGGCCGCCTGGTGCTGGCCGCGCTGGCGCAGGCGTTGATCCGCTGCTCGGACGCGGAGGGTGCTGAGATTCTTCAGCGGGTGCTGCTGAGCCCCGGCACGCTGGAGGAGGACGCGGTGAAGCTGGCGGTGGCGTATGCCCGCTGTGCCCAGCCGCTGCTGCTGGTGTGTGAGGAGGTGCAGAACGCCCCCCAGGAGCTGGCCGACCTGCTGCTGTTCATGATTCAGATGCCCAGCGAGGGGCCGCGCGCGTTCCTGCTGCTGTGCCGGGAACAGCCGGACCGGCTGCCGCTGACCCGTGGCCTGTGGCAGCGCCTGCCGGCTGAGCAGCGCAGCGTCATTGAGCTGCCGATGCTGACGCGGGCCAGCATTCAGCGCGCGCTGGAGCAGCGCTTTCCGCAGGAGCCGGCCCGCCGTCTGCAGGCCAGCGCCTCGCGGCTGCTGCAGCGCAGCGGCGGCAATCCGCTGCATCTGGTGACGCTGCTGGACGGCGTGACCGAACTGGAGCGGATTGGCGGCACCACGCTGCCCCAGGCGGTGCGCGAGAGCTACGGCAGCGAGGCCGACAGCTGGCGGGCCGGGTTGCAGGGAGCCATGGGCCGCCTGAGCGTCATCAACGGCAGTTTTGACCGTGTGGTCGCGCAGCGGGTGCTGAACGAGCTGACCCCGGCCCAGGTGGACGCGCTGCTGTGTGAGGCGCTGGACCGGCAGCTGCTGTGCGAGGTGGAGCCGGGCACCGCCCTGCGCGTTCCGGACCTGACCGTGCAGCGGGCCGGGGCCGAGGGCGAGCCGCAGTACATGTTCCGCAACGAGGGCCTGCGTATCACGCTGGCCGGTCAACTGCCGCAGCTGATCCGCCAGGACGTGCGCCGTCAGCTGATGGACACCTTCGCCGAATCGGCCCCGGGGCTGGCGAGTTACTACGCCGAACGCGCCGGCCTCACGGAGCGGGCGCGCGAGCTGCTGCAGGTGCATCAGTCGGCGCTCGGCGCGGCACATCCGCTGGTGCAGCCGGGCCGCACGCCGGTGGCGCCGGTGGCCTACGCCGCGCCGATCGAGCCGCCGCGCAACGTGCAGCAGGTACGGCCCCCGGTGTCGCACCTGGGCTACTCGGTGCTGATGGACGGCGGCTGGCTGACGGTGGTCAGCGATGGCCGTTTCGGGCCGCCCCAGACCCTCGACCTGCTGTTCGAGCTGCCGGAGGGTCTCGGCACGACCGACGTGAGCCTGGTCTGGCGGATGGACACCTACGGCAGTGGGGAAGAGGTGCGCCCCAGCCTGGTGCCGTTCCCGCTGCGTCTGCAGGTGGCCGGGTCCCGGACCGCCCACGTCTTCTCGCCTCAGCTGCAGACGGGCTTCGAGGCGGAGGGGCTGAGCCACGTGGCCCACCCGCGCGTCGGGGTGGCCAGCTGGATGGAGCACCATTTCCAGCTGGACGTGGCGGGCGCCCGGCAGCTGATCTGCAGCGTGCGCGCCATTGACCTGTCGATGAGCCTGGGCCGGCTGGTGGTGGGCGGTCGTGAACTGCTGCCGGTGGGGACGGCCGTCCACCATCCGGCGGAGGGCTACGCCGCCGGGGCTGCTGCGCTCCTGTAA
- a CDS encoding NPCBM/NEW2 domain-containing protein gives MSEYRQEQRPGRGWPRNAGLLLGTLAILAACSQNPPVTPGPGSTDPYAGTPYANGARVLWTNAPGTQPLPEYGDHALSELNWSAASNSWGPVERDRSNGEAAAGDGQPLRIGGVAYGRGLGVHAASDLSYTLGGHCTKLTVKVGVDSEVGSKGSVVFQVWDGTTRKLSDSGVLKGGAAANVLTADLSGVQTLRLVVTDAGDGIGFDHADWADPVLSCPAPTPPPPPPPPPTLSYSSMAAQPQGVSEAQGRVVKGKLYTFGGFDSLKSCCTPTDRAYVYDPAVNRWASIAPMPDHGATHAGMTTDGTFIYYAGGYVANSTWTAQVFGTRAVWRYDPAANSYTRLPDLPVTSAAGQLEYLNGKLHYFGGTNQARTADIADHYVLDLAGQATAWTVAAPMPAPRNHLGSVVLDGFIYAIGGQNGHDAALVTRSDVYRYDPASDRWTTLASLPRARSHIANSTFVWQGRILVAGGETAHNVAISDVSAYNPATNTWTEWTPLPFARVSGVAAATDGTHFVFTGGNENNTAQSTGRVASLP, from the coding sequence ATGAGTGAATACAGACAGGAACAGCGGCCCGGCCGCGGGTGGCCCCGGAACGCCGGCCTGCTGCTCGGCACCCTCGCCATCCTGGCGGCCTGCAGCCAGAACCCACCGGTCACGCCCGGGCCGGGCAGCACCGATCCCTATGCCGGAACACCTTACGCCAACGGCGCGCGCGTGTTGTGGACCAATGCGCCGGGAACCCAGCCACTGCCCGAATACGGCGACCACGCGCTGTCCGAGCTGAACTGGAGCGCCGCCAGCAACAGCTGGGGGCCGGTGGAACGGGACCGCAGCAACGGCGAGGCGGCGGCCGGAGATGGTCAGCCGCTCCGTATTGGCGGCGTGGCCTACGGCCGTGGTCTGGGCGTTCACGCGGCCTCGGACCTCAGTTACACCCTGGGTGGGCACTGCACCAAGCTCACGGTCAAGGTCGGCGTGGACTCCGAGGTAGGCAGCAAGGGGAGCGTGGTGTTCCAAGTCTGGGACGGCACCACCCGGAAGCTCTCGGACAGCGGCGTGCTGAAGGGCGGCGCGGCGGCCAACGTGCTGACGGCCGACCTGAGCGGCGTGCAGACGCTGCGGCTGGTGGTCACCGACGCGGGCGACGGCATTGGCTTTGACCATGCCGACTGGGCCGACCCGGTGCTGTCCTGTCCGGCCCCGACGCCGCCCCCGCCCCCCCCGCCGCCACCCACCCTCAGCTACAGCAGCATGGCCGCCCAGCCTCAGGGGGTATCGGAAGCGCAGGGGCGGGTGGTGAAGGGCAAGCTCTACACCTTCGGCGGCTTCGACAGCCTCAAGAGCTGCTGCACCCCCACCGACCGTGCCTACGTCTACGACCCGGCCGTGAACCGCTGGGCTTCCATCGCACCCATGCCGGATCACGGGGCCACCCACGCCGGCATGACCACCGACGGTACTTTCATCTACTACGCGGGCGGTTATGTGGCCAACAGCACCTGGACGGCGCAGGTGTTCGGCACCCGGGCGGTCTGGCGTTACGACCCGGCCGCCAACAGCTACACCCGGCTCCCGGACCTGCCGGTCACCAGCGCGGCCGGTCAGCTGGAATACCTGAACGGCAAACTGCACTACTTCGGGGGCACCAACCAGGCCCGGACCGCCGACATCGCCGACCACTACGTGCTGGACCTGGCGGGACAGGCCACCGCCTGGACGGTGGCCGCCCCGATGCCCGCGCCGCGCAATCACCTGGGCTCGGTGGTGCTGGACGGCTTCATCTACGCCATCGGCGGGCAGAATGGCCACGATGCCGCCCTGGTCACCCGCAGTGACGTGTACCGCTACGACCCGGCCAGCGACCGCTGGACCACGCTGGCGTCGCTGCCCCGGGCACGCAGCCACATCGCCAACTCCACCTTTGTGTGGCAAGGACGTATACTGGTGGCCGGTGGCGAAACGGCTCACAATGTGGCCATTTCCGACGTCTCTGCCTATAACCCGGCCACCAATACCTGGACCGAATGGACGCCTCTGCCGTTCGCCCGCGTGTCAGGTGTGGCAGCCGCGACGGACGGCACTCATTTCGTCTTCACCGGAGGCAACGAGAACAATACGGCGCAGAGTACAGGACGGGTGGCCAGCCTGCCCTGA
- a CDS encoding malectin domain-containing carbohydrate-binding protein, giving the protein MLNHQKHPNPSHPRGRSGLKVLLAGTLLTALIACNTPPPPIQPVDGKPAAPQGLSAAANGTSITLKWTANTEATLSGYLVYRGGANGAFTKLTASPITATDYTDSGLNYATTYQYQVVAVNKVGESAAATASAKTADKPTGPQPALQLANPVTVPYPDRLIFSRIQNPNPSIPNVTHTTNVLTLSNTGVAPLVISALTLQDAWQLDNPPALPLTIAPGASQNLTLRFTAGNTGYHAGSLTIQSNDPTTPSRVVQLRGLSQDHSEDNQEPSLPDLLKALGYRVNLVGGQVADSGSGAYGSYLTVNQDGLVRRQGEEVMSAYWQAADASQKVQVTQLASYHTQGNTATLSWYSKGKTTANTIMTAAGAEAQSVLPHLNGSPTQLANASFTPSSTFGFKVDAEWSDPAKNSQTADINHGCTPGPCGQHLRFWPLRDRTGQLVPNTYLLGMDYSGINYDYQDNLYLISNIKPAPMLIDVGMTTTYTDPAGNVWLPDQDQNKYTVYTPSTAIAEPSTAYTGSIAGTTNPQLYRTYRGNVGTSTPQDQRVIAFNIPVGNGTYNLNLHFADLAHTTSGQRVFDVTVENKLQVDDLDIVARAGGGKTALVVPVNGVQVTDGLLTISLKASIDFPSIAGIEIIPQ; this is encoded by the coding sequence ATGCTGAACCATCAGAAGCACCCCAATCCGTCCCACCCGCGTGGCCGCTCCGGGCTGAAGGTCCTGCTGGCCGGGACCCTGCTAACGGCGCTGATCGCCTGCAACACGCCCCCACCGCCAATTCAGCCTGTGGACGGCAAACCGGCCGCGCCCCAGGGCCTCAGCGCAGCGGCCAACGGCACCAGCATCACGCTCAAGTGGACCGCCAACACCGAGGCGACCCTGTCCGGCTACCTGGTGTACCGGGGCGGGGCCAACGGCGCGTTCACCAAGCTGACGGCCAGCCCCATCACCGCCACGGACTACACCGACAGCGGCCTGAACTACGCCACCACCTACCAGTATCAGGTGGTCGCGGTGAACAAGGTCGGGGAGTCGGCGGCCGCCACCGCCTCGGCCAAAACCGCGGACAAGCCGACCGGTCCGCAGCCCGCGCTGCAACTGGCGAATCCGGTGACGGTACCGTACCCGGACCGGCTGATCTTCAGCCGCATCCAGAACCCCAACCCCAGCATTCCCAACGTCACACACACCACCAACGTGCTGACGCTCAGCAACACTGGCGTGGCGCCGCTGGTCATCAGCGCCCTGACCCTGCAGGACGCCTGGCAGCTCGACAACCCGCCGGCGCTGCCGCTGACCATTGCCCCGGGAGCCAGCCAGAACCTGACGCTGCGCTTCACGGCCGGCAACACCGGGTACCACGCCGGCAGTCTGACCATCCAGTCCAACGACCCCACCACCCCCAGCCGGGTGGTGCAGCTGCGCGGGCTCTCGCAGGACCACTCGGAGGACAACCAGGAGCCGAGCCTGCCGGATCTCCTCAAGGCGCTGGGCTACCGCGTCAACCTGGTGGGCGGCCAAGTGGCCGACAGCGGCAGCGGCGCGTACGGCAGCTACCTGACCGTCAACCAGGACGGCCTGGTGAGGCGCCAGGGCGAGGAAGTGATGTCGGCCTACTGGCAGGCGGCCGACGCCAGTCAGAAGGTGCAGGTCACGCAGCTCGCCTCCTACCACACCCAGGGCAACACCGCCACGCTCAGCTGGTACAGCAAGGGCAAGACCACGGCCAACACCATCATGACGGCCGCTGGCGCGGAGGCTCAGAGCGTGCTGCCGCACCTGAACGGGTCTCCCACCCAGCTGGCCAACGCCTCGTTCACGCCAAGCTCGACCTTCGGCTTCAAGGTGGATGCCGAGTGGAGCGATCCGGCCAAGAACAGCCAGACCGCCGACATCAACCACGGCTGCACTCCCGGTCCCTGCGGTCAGCACCTGCGCTTCTGGCCGCTGCGTGACCGGACCGGTCAGCTGGTGCCCAACACCTACCTGCTGGGCATGGACTACTCGGGCATCAACTACGACTATCAGGACAACCTGTACCTGATCAGCAACATCAAGCCGGCGCCGATGCTGATTGATGTGGGCATGACCACCACCTACACCGACCCGGCCGGCAACGTCTGGCTGCCGGACCAGGACCAGAACAAGTACACGGTCTACACGCCCAGCACTGCCATTGCGGAGCCGTCCACCGCCTACACCGGCAGCATCGCCGGCACCACCAACCCGCAGCTGTACCGCACCTACCGCGGCAACGTGGGCACCAGCACCCCGCAGGACCAGCGGGTCATCGCCTTCAACATTCCGGTGGGCAACGGCACCTACAACCTGAACCTGCACTTCGCCGATCTGGCGCACACCACCAGCGGCCAGCGCGTGTTCGACGTCACGGTCGAGAACAAGCTGCAGGTGGACGACTTGGACATCGTGGCCCGCGCCGGCGGCGGCAAGACTGCCCTGGTGGTGCCGGTCAACGGGGTGCAGGTCACGGACGGCCTGCTCACCATCAGCCTCAAGGCCAGCATCGACTTCCCGTCCATCGCCGGCATCGAGATCATCCCGCAGTAA
- a CDS encoding O-antigen ligase family protein, translating to MTKRSWPAVPSGLPGLVGAVGLAVLVVLLVNWNTLATALLMLVATVLAVTISLRDQMPRLALGFLGICLAGYALLGKAFAYLGVAPLFVGEMALGLGVLAILMRGRVAVLARSPLLYLLLVQMVIGAAATLPYVGTYGIDALRDAVLWGYGLFSIIVAMLLLQNGWVITAFRSFARFVPYYLCAAPVVVILGETLGRHNLRLPGNSNIKIFDLKGGDVAVMLAMIAALLILGLHRDLGLNRGRFLKLGQRREWLWWMLWLATAAIPLFRVRAGLLAIAISLTIVFLGRPASRWWKPAIAVTLTFFVLFAFNVQFRVGEQRNTVSIQTLLLNVQSITESNTGDAGRDGTRGWRLHWWTDIVNYTLNGPYFWTGKGYGINLADADGYQLGARDVQGNALRSPHNGHMNVLARSGVPGFTVWVLVQATFAVLLLLAFLRARASGRQDWARLNLWTLAGWAAFMVNASFDVYLEGPQGGIWFWAYFGFGMALIEFQRRGLHTMPLSELAAQPLQRFVQPAQPRPAPALTPMLASGTPLSPGPALPFPTPPQATPGQDDDAPELLR from the coding sequence GTGACGAAACGAAGCTGGCCTGCCGTGCCCAGCGGCCTGCCGGGCCTGGTGGGGGCGGTGGGGCTGGCGGTTCTTGTCGTGCTGCTGGTCAACTGGAATACCCTGGCAACGGCGCTGCTGATGCTGGTGGCCACCGTGCTGGCCGTGACCATCAGCCTGCGCGACCAGATGCCGCGGCTGGCGCTGGGCTTCCTGGGCATCTGTCTGGCCGGCTACGCGCTGCTGGGCAAGGCCTTCGCCTACCTGGGCGTCGCGCCGCTGTTCGTAGGTGAGATGGCGCTGGGCCTGGGTGTGCTGGCGATCCTGATGCGCGGCCGCGTCGCGGTGCTGGCGCGCTCGCCGCTGCTGTACCTGCTGCTGGTCCAGATGGTGATCGGCGCGGCCGCCACCCTGCCGTACGTCGGCACCTACGGCATCGACGCGCTGCGGGACGCGGTGCTGTGGGGCTACGGGCTGTTCTCGATCATCGTGGCGATGCTGCTGCTGCAGAACGGCTGGGTCATCACGGCGTTCCGCAGCTTCGCGCGCTTCGTGCCGTACTACCTGTGCGCCGCGCCGGTGGTGGTGATCCTGGGCGAGACGCTGGGCCGGCACAACCTGCGCCTGCCGGGCAACAGCAACATCAAGATCTTCGACCTGAAGGGCGGGGACGTGGCGGTGATGCTGGCGATGATCGCCGCGCTGCTGATCCTGGGCCTGCACCGCGACCTGGGCCTGAACCGGGGCCGCTTCCTGAAGCTGGGCCAGCGCCGCGAGTGGCTGTGGTGGATGCTGTGGCTGGCCACCGCCGCCATCCCGCTGTTCCGGGTGCGGGCCGGGCTGCTGGCCATCGCGATCTCGCTGACCATCGTGTTCCTGGGCCGGCCGGCCAGCCGCTGGTGGAAACCGGCCATCGCTGTCACCCTGACCTTCTTCGTGCTGTTCGCGTTCAACGTGCAGTTTCGCGTGGGGGAGCAGCGCAACACCGTCTCGATCCAGACGCTGCTGCTGAACGTCCAGAGCATCACCGAGAGCAACACCGGCGACGCGGGCCGCGACGGCACCCGCGGCTGGCGCCTGCACTGGTGGACCGACATCGTGAACTACACCCTGAACGGCCCGTATTTCTGGACCGGCAAGGGCTACGGCATCAACCTCGCCGACGCCGACGGCTACCAGCTGGGCGCCCGTGACGTGCAGGGCAACGCGCTGCGCAGCCCCCACAACGGCCACATGAACGTGCTGGCCCGCTCCGGCGTGCCGGGCTTCACCGTCTGGGTGCTGGTGCAGGCCACCTTCGCCGTGCTGCTGCTCCTGGCGTTCCTGCGGGCCCGGGCCAGCGGGCGCCAGGACTGGGCCCGGCTGAACCTGTGGACGCTGGCCGGCTGGGCGGCCTTCATGGTGAACGCCAGCTTCGACGTGTATCTGGAAGGGCCGCAGGGCGGCATCTGGTTCTGGGCCTACTTCGGCTTCGGGATGGCGCTGATCGAGTTCCAGCGGCGCGGCCTGCACACCATGCCGCTCAGTGAGCTGGCCGCCCAGCCGTTGCAACGCTTCGTCCAGCCGGCCCAGCCGCGCCCGGCCCCCGCTCTGACGCCGATGCTGGCGTCCGGCACGCCGCTGTCGCCGGGCCCGGCTCTCCCCTTCCCTACCCCGCCTCAGGCCACGCCAGGTCAGGACGATGATGCGCCCGAACTGCTGCGCTGA
- a CDS encoding glycosyltransferase family 4 protein has product MTQFPVRPSEPPRPRAVKSRILHVVTHLDLGGGEQVALSIIEQLHQVYDFTVFAVYGVRDTEVGRDMKRRLDQLGVPVVSGTRIDIKRGGMLQASFRLARLIQWLRPDVVHLHTDIPEGVHAFSTLFPRPRWVQTMRTVHNTSMWPKWRWVGKFVEERSGQMWAPACSAASLEALQVMREDYGLPRIDDAHCGVILNGVAVPPPAAPADLHDPKRPVRLLFAGRMEPQKGVDLLPAIVERASQLTYRAVELDVHGSGSLWPQLLDWVKGRAPTTPWNVRIGPPMAGLSSRLGHYDAVLMPSRFEGLALTAIETLISGVPLVPSRINGLQELLPDDYPLFARSEDIEDYAQALARLVEAPERYRRVAQAIQPEIAAKYGVERMAREYARVYDLVCREAAQPGGRFERIIGA; this is encoded by the coding sequence ATGACCCAGTTCCCGGTCCGACCGTCCGAACCGCCCCGGCCGCGCGCCGTGAAATCCAGAATTCTGCACGTGGTCACGCATCTGGACCTGGGCGGTGGCGAGCAGGTGGCGCTGTCGATCATCGAACAGCTGCATCAGGTCTATGACTTCACGGTGTTCGCGGTGTACGGCGTGCGCGACACCGAGGTGGGCCGCGACATGAAACGCCGGCTCGACCAGCTGGGCGTGCCGGTGGTGAGCGGCACCCGCATCGACATCAAGCGCGGCGGTATGCTGCAGGCGAGCTTCCGGCTGGCCCGGCTGATCCAGTGGCTGCGGCCGGACGTGGTGCACCTGCACACCGACATCCCGGAGGGCGTCCACGCCTTCTCGACGCTGTTTCCCCGGCCCCGCTGGGTGCAGACAATGCGCACCGTCCACAACACCAGCATGTGGCCCAAGTGGCGCTGGGTGGGCAAATTTGTGGAGGAACGCTCCGGGCAGATGTGGGCGCCGGCCTGCTCGGCCGCCAGCCTGGAAGCGCTGCAGGTGATGCGCGAGGACTACGGCCTGCCGCGCATTGACGACGCGCATTGCGGCGTGATCCTGAACGGGGTGGCGGTGCCGCCGCCGGCCGCACCAGCCGACCTGCACGACCCGAAGCGTCCGGTGCGGCTGCTGTTCGCCGGACGGATGGAACCGCAGAAGGGCGTGGACCTGCTGCCCGCCATCGTGGAGCGCGCCAGCCAGCTGACGTATCGCGCCGTGGAACTGGACGTGCACGGCAGCGGCTCGCTGTGGCCGCAGCTGCTCGACTGGGTCAAGGGCCGCGCGCCCACCACCCCATGGAATGTGCGGATCGGGCCGCCGATGGCGGGGCTGTCGTCCCGGCTGGGCCACTACGACGCGGTCCTGATGCCGTCGCGCTTCGAGGGACTGGCCCTGACGGCCATCGAGACCCTGATCAGCGGCGTGCCGCTGGTGCCCAGCCGCATCAATGGGCTGCAGGAACTGCTGCCGGACGACTATCCACTGTTCGCCCGCAGCGAGGACATCGAGGACTATGCCCAGGCGCTGGCCCGGCTGGTGGAAGCGCCGGAGCGCTACCGCCGGGTGGCGCAGGCGATCCAGCCGGAGATTGCGGCCAAGTACGGCGTGGAGCGGATGGCGCGCGAGTACGCCCGCGTCTACGATCTGGTCTGCCGGGAGGCGGCGCAGCCGGGAGGCCGTTTTGAACGTATTATTGGTGCATAA